A DNA window from Candidatus Roseilinea sp. contains the following coding sequences:
- a CDS encoding mandelate racemase, translating to MKITSVKTAATIGHGMHLWVKITTDAGVTGIGECVHGGKQAIAIIQYLEPKLIGRDPFAIDALFEEMRRSHVFDGGTGGALITALTGIEIALWDIKGKALGAPVYELLGGKFRNKIWMYCDCQVDPGMSFDEIERVVHGVLAKGFTALKIDLDIGAYSANRIPVDADTQVLTLKEGAFSKDKFNHTAMQREHERMLQMVDMVTRAAGKDVAVAADVHTRLDVPSAIRLVRDLDPYHLLWLEEPVPPENIDAMREVKRHSKTPICAGENVYLRFGFRELLEKQAVDIVMPDLPKCGGLSDGRKIANLAELYYIPFAPHNVSSPIGTMASAHVCASVPNFLVLEWHWNERPYWTTIIKEKEDIIKDGYIELTDRPGIGVELDEEVARQYQYPGTTWFE from the coding sequence ATGAAGATCACATCTGTCAAAACGGCTGCCACCATCGGCCATGGCATGCACCTCTGGGTCAAGATCACGACGGACGCCGGCGTCACCGGCATTGGCGAATGTGTGCACGGCGGCAAGCAGGCCATCGCCATCATCCAATATCTCGAGCCAAAACTGATCGGGCGCGACCCGTTCGCCATTGATGCGCTGTTCGAGGAGATGCGTCGCAGCCATGTCTTCGACGGCGGCACCGGCGGCGCACTCATCACTGCGCTCACCGGCATCGAGATCGCGCTGTGGGACATCAAGGGCAAGGCGCTGGGCGCGCCGGTGTATGAGCTGCTCGGCGGCAAGTTCCGCAACAAGATCTGGATGTATTGCGACTGTCAGGTGGACCCTGGCATGTCGTTCGATGAGATCGAGCGCGTCGTGCATGGCGTGTTGGCTAAAGGCTTTACGGCGCTCAAGATAGACTTGGACATTGGCGCATATTCCGCCAATCGCATCCCAGTGGACGCCGACACGCAGGTGCTTACGCTCAAAGAGGGCGCGTTCAGCAAAGACAAGTTCAACCACACTGCCATGCAGCGCGAGCACGAGCGCATGTTGCAGATGGTGGATATGGTGACGCGCGCGGCGGGCAAAGACGTGGCTGTAGCGGCTGATGTGCACACGCGCCTCGATGTGCCAAGCGCCATCCGGCTGGTGCGCGACCTGGACCCCTATCACCTGCTCTGGCTGGAGGAGCCGGTGCCGCCGGAGAACATTGACGCGATGCGCGAGGTGAAGCGACACAGCAAAACGCCCATCTGCGCCGGTGAGAATGTCTATCTACGTTTCGGCTTCCGTGAGCTACTTGAGAAGCAGGCCGTGGACATTGTCATGCCCGACCTGCCCAAGTGCGGCGGCTTGAGCGACGGCCGCAAGATCGCCAACCTCGCCGAGCTGTATTACATCCCATTTGCCCCGCATAACGTCTCGTCGCCCATCGGCACGATGGCCAGCGCGCATGTGTGCGCCAGCGTGCCGAACTTCCTGGTGCTGGAGTGGCATTGGAACGAGCGGCCCTACTGGACGACGATCATCAAAGAGAAAGAAGACATCATCAAAGACGGCTACATCGAGCTGACCGACCGACCGGGCATCGGCGTCGAGCTGGACGAGGAGGTGGCGCGCCAATACCAATACCCGGGCACCACGTGGTTCGAGTGA